In Eupeodes corollae chromosome 3, idEupCoro1.1, whole genome shotgun sequence, a single genomic region encodes these proteins:
- the LOC129952182 gene encoding uncharacterized protein LOC129952182, with amino-acid sequence MLEESISCSPGNSEKKSRRSRRFHKNVKKKCEQNLTTLKTKHLQNEHSYIEGLYEESTSKRENIEKHLEFFNPFENEKLLAAADRAEASTSSCKLKSLTSKGFIRLESLPFKDKNEMYPMEPPERPSRCYSTVTPRSPQVIGPETQFGITESEFVQFCNDAESEVQSGLTSDEQNPTISTDIPIDLNKSIMEHSIDRTKQIIQSRSVVEEILTDFCGSPTESELNDQTPPNSPPKNIKATKSIVDEILEDFCGSPYRENSPKENSEESTPIFRFKSQPIRTYSGIRKKKLFTNKSNTDLNAFTFKDDGNTSDSSSGLSVQEDLTQSIVPQLDTVDLNNSVKLCENLLNLSSYFSQLPSSSSKETNSQPTAVVKTQELRLSAIVDDIIKIKSKPMRINWNKIEKEFKGFSDYESDSKESTLQELLEDEDDVLQQINCDSLCYEKVEPKVIFTHIDSDIENTLQNASEVIEKAKALILYESDVKQKTPNMIKVPQTDCDIQNQPSPFNSPLENEELFDEIDIWNDNEYLLNYKTQKDYANHVEHEDKEFFKDDFNLNKVILTYKESETNNLNPQISNSDTKIELCKPLRNSRTNFKDQKQFQNLRDPCSSASCKLSEDSRKIEKLKKNEGYFDSYKNAESEHSTVTDASLDNEYLNRVPAFNPIGFSTVSNKPILVSDIARQKANEFLKNFEKQELEERKALTKNDILSKNQTVNNVSNPIREEIIRDNKLKDKEVKTRDQYDISSENTRPRIDNTSNNVGFTTASKKHISISTKAKQKAEQMIQKFEQDEKEKRMLDATFLVTDKFVGNDNKIENNLTVGGFIGFSTASEKPIAISLEAKRKADEILKKFEQAEKPEEEIEKLTQRHPSEVSEEVRRKAQDLLLDIEFFEEAFEDELKKIEGLPISQVQNEKLQGENTIFTQATKGTVVGGFKTASRKSIQVSEEACRRAEAFFRTVCDEDLPQDYLKCIETNINDTNINSKDTVGNIMGTVEQVDGAIRSPRHNPYDPLETESKETYAANCIDTFQVSESKIIDRSKSDSAIERLQESTKEANLIAQEFDSIENKRFRKRKHSQGDELEKSSLLVTPRRLSCGERLPLNRIENGLLCKSSSLPLRKEGTPNSALISRKNLLSLSKRRKFDSPGQTRELKSGQKTPDKNLNSPITHCNASSTPNLKGFFETVPTSTPRLIRNDPTNTNNQYTSKDIVDSDFQRIQWEDSNNSLRINRTSCVDDVNVTFSAISPSPKQRIEQLKMYGEPPPISPISMLNKCRPSGLRRGRSSMKP; translated from the exons ATGTTAGAAGAGAGTATTTCCTGTAGTCCAGGTAATAGTGAAAAGAAATCACGAAGGTCACGAAGGTttcacaaaaatgttaaaaagaaatGTGAACAGAATTTAACAACACTCAAAACCAAACATTTACAAAATGAACATTCTTATATAGAGGGCCTCTATGAAGAGTCGACAAGTAAGAGAGAAAATATAGAGAAACATTTGGAGTTCTTTAAcccatttgaaaatgaaaagcttCTAGCTGCTGCAGATCGTGCTGAAGCCTCTACATCTAGTTGTAAGTTGAAAAGTTTAACTTCGAAAGGATTTATTCGACTTGAGAGTCTGCCATTCAAAGACAAGAATGAAATGTACCCCATGGAGCCTCCAGAGCGACCTTCACGTTGTTATTCGACTGTTACACCAAGAAGTCCACAAGTTATAGGTCCAGAAACCCAATTCGGAATCACAGAGTCGGAATTTGTGCAATTTTGCAATGACGCTGAGTCTGAAGTCCAATCTGGATTAACTTCTGATGAACAAAATCCAACCATTTCCACTGATATTCCGATAGATTTGAATAAATCAATTATGGAGCATAGCATAGATAGAACAAAGCAAATAATACAATCAAGATCTGTGGTCGAAGAAATCCTTACAGATTTTTGTGGATCACCAACTGAGAGTGAACTTAATGATCAGACGCCTCCTAACTCTCCcccgaaaaatataaaagcaacCAAATCAATTGTAGATGAGATTCTTGAAGACTTTTGTGGATCACCGTATAGGGAAAACTCTCCAAAAGAGAATTCGGAAGAATCTACACCAATATTTCGCTTCAAGTCGCAGCCCATTCGAACTTATAgtggaataagaaaaaagaaactatttacGAACAAAAGTAATACGGATTTGAATGCTTTCACGTTCAAAGACGACGGAAATACAAGTGACTCGTCGTCTGGCCTATCTGTTCAAGAAGATCTTACTCAAAGTATTGTACCACAACTTGACACAGTAGATCTTAACAACTCAGTAAAACTATGCGAGAATCTGCTTAATTTGAGTTCCTATTTCTCACAGTTACCGTCATCTTCATCTAAAGAAACGAATTCTCAGCCTACTGCTGTTGTCAAAACACAAGAACTTCGTTTATCTGCAATTGTTGATGACATAATCAAAATAAAGTCAAAGCCGATGCGAATTAAttggaataaaattgaaaaagaatttaaaggcTTTTCGGATTATGAAAGTGATTCAAAAGAATCTACTTTGCAGGAATTACTCGAGGATGAAGATGATGTTCTTCAGCAAATTAACTGTGATTCCCTTTGTTACGAAAAGGTTGAGccaaaagttatttttacacATATAGATTCTGATATAGAAAATACTCTACAGAATGCCAGTGAAGTAATTGAAAAAGCTAAGGCTTTAATTTTATACGAATCTG ATGTAAAGCAAAAAACACCCAACATGATTAAGGTTCCCCAAACAGACTGTGATATTCAAAACCAACCATCACCATTCAATTCTCCATTAGAAAATGAAGAGCTATTCGACGAAATAGATATTTGGAATGATAATGAATATCTTCTAAATTATAAAACACAGAAAGACTATGCGAATCATGTCGAACATGAAGACaaggaattttttaaagatgacttcaatttaaataaagttattttaacatacaaagaaagtgaaacaaataatttaaatcctcAAATATCCAATTCTgatacaaaaatagaattatgTAAACCATTACGGAATAGTCGAACAAACTTTAAggatcaaaaacaatttcaaaatcttaGGGATCCATGTTCTTCCGCTTCCTGCAAACTCTCCGAAGATTCACGAAAgattgaaaagttgaaaaagaatGAGGgttattttgatagttataaAAACGCAGAAAGCGAACACAGTACTGTAACAGATGCTTCTTTAGATAACGAATATTTAAACAGAGTGCCAGCTTTCAATCCAATCGGATTTTCAACAGTATCTAACAAACCAATTCTAGTATCAGATATTGCCAGGCAGAAGGCAaacgaatttttaaagaattttgagaaacaagAATTAGAAGAAAGAAAGGCTTTaaccaaaaatgatattttatcaaaaaatcagaCCGTTAATAATGTTTCAAACCCAATACGAGAAGAAATAATCAgagataataaattaaaagacaaGGAAGTAAAAACACGAGACCAATATGATATTTCATCTGAAAATACTAGGCCCAGAATAGATAATACTTCAAATAATGTTGGATTTACGACAGCCTCAAAGAAGCATATTTCAATTTCTACTAAGGCCAAGCAAAAAGCTGAACAAatgatacaaaaatttgaacaagatgaaaaagaaaaaagaatgctTGACGCAACATTCTTGGTTACCGATAAATTCGTCGGTAATGATAATaagattgaaaacaatttaactgtTGGTGGTTTCATAGGTTTTTCAACTGCTTCAGAAAAACCTATAGCAATATCGCTAGAAGCGAAACGCAAAGCCGACGAAATCttgaagaaatttgaacaaGCTGAAAAACCTGAAGAAGAGATTGAAAAATTGACTCAACGGCATCCAAGTGAAGTTTCCGAAGAGGTACGGCGAAAGGCTCAGGATTTACTTTTAGACATTGAGTTTTTTGAAGAGGCTTTTGAAGATGAGCTTAAAAAAATCGAAGGGTTGCCAATTTCACAAGTTCAAAACGAAAAACTGCAAGGTGAAAATACTATATTTACACAAGCAACAAAGGGAACAGTTGTAGGAGGATTTAAAACAGCTTCTCGAAAATCAATACAAGTTTCTGAGGAAGCTTGTCGACGTGCTGAAGCATTTTTCAGGACGGTATGCGATGAAGATCTACCTCAAGACTATCTTAAGTGCATTGAAACCAATATAAATGATACAAATATTAATTCTAAAGACACAGTTGGTAATATAATGGGTACAGTCGAACAAGTCGATGGTGCCATTAGAAGTCCAAGACATAATCCTTATGACCCTTTAGAAACTGAATCTAAAGAAACGTATGCGGCTAATTGCATTGACACCTTTCAAGTTTCTGAAAGTAAAATAATCGATCGGAGTAAATCCGATTCTGCAATAGAGCGACTTCAAGAATCAACCAAAGAAGCAAATTTAATCGCTCAAGAATTTGATAGcattgaaaacaaacgattTCGTAAAAGAAAACACAGTCAAGGAGATGAGctagaaaaatcatctttgcTTGTTACTCCACGAAGGCTAAGTTGTGGTGAAAGATTACCTCTTAATCGCATTGAAAATGGTCTCCTCTGTAAAAGCTCCTCATTGCCACTAAGAAAAGAAGGCACCCCAAACTCAGCATTAATTTCACGTAAAAATCTCTTATCGTTGAGTAAACGAAGAAAATTTGATTCGCCAGGCCAAACACGAGAGCTCAAAAGTGGCCAAAAAACACCAGACAAAAACCTAAATTCTCCAATAACTCACTGCAATGCCAGTTCAACGCCAAACCTTAAAGGTTTTTTTGAAACCGTGCCAACAAGTACCCCACGATTAATTCGCAATGATCCAACAAACACGAATAACCAGTACACTTCAAAAGATATAGTTGACTCAGATTTTCAACGGATACAATGGGAAGACTCAAATAATTCTCTTCGAATTAATAGAACAAGTTGTGTAGATGATGTTAATGTGACATTTTCTGCGATAAGTCCATCGCCCAAACAAAGGATAGAACAGCTGAAGATGTATGGTGAGCCACCACCAATTTCACCAATTTCAATGCTTAATAAATGCCGCCCCTCTGGTTTGAGAAGAGGGAGAAGCTCAATGAAACCCTAA